In one window of Arachis ipaensis cultivar K30076 chromosome B06, Araip1.1, whole genome shotgun sequence DNA:
- the LOC107645565 gene encoding F-box protein At2g26850-like isoform X2, producing the protein MLVIIIRYIQFMESSIEKKGDYYYYCTSLLSLPESILDCILKRLSPKELITISQVCTNLRVRCRSDHLWENHIKKKWGKVFGDVAYKEWQWHVTKSKEEKGNTFYQMIINHNGGENDGSLGTFSGSWPMLCLGSYLIDSKNILSGQLLLSNSLMMMMALYIALENGKFWFPAQVYRGLLVSNALVSYDSKTNTFQARQQMGGWRIIGNSIRWDKVRAPPNETSQCNIPQLSDSLHHLRPGDHIEIQWKASTEVPYDWWYAEIGHMDSCKENENCCGCQHSETLVVEFKQYHVESGMRKAKLQRNKNGQQCENQCGIYGGIRKLQSEEEIHKWKQLFPPHHNQTPVPVYLP; encoded by the exons ATGTTAGTAATCATAATTAGGTACATACAATTTATGGAGAGTAGTATTGAAAAGAAaggtgattattattattattgtacctCTCTGTTGAGTTTACCTGAATCCATTTTGGATTGCATTCTCAAGCGCCTTTCACCAAAAGAACTCATTACAATATCTCAAGTGTGTACCAATTTAAGAGTTAGATGTAGAAGTGATCATTTGTGGGAAAACCACATAAAGAAGAAATGGGGTAAAGTCTTTGGTGATGTTGCTTACAAAGAGTGGCAGTGGCATGTAACAAAATCAAAGGAGGAAAAAGGAAACACCTTCTATCAAATGATTATCAATCACAACGGTGGTGAAAATGATGGGTCACTAGGGACTTTTAGTGGTTCTTGGCCTATGCTATGCCTTGGTTCATATTTAATTGATTCCAAGAATATTCTTAGTGGTCAATTATTATTGTCAAATAGCCTTATGATGATGATGGCTTTGTATATCGCTCTGGAAAATGGCAAGTTTTGGTTTCCAGCACAAGTCTATAGG GGATTATTAGTCAGTAATGCCTTAGTCAGCTATGATTCCAAAACTAATACCTTTCAAGCAAG GCAACAAATGGGTGGTTGGAGGATTATAGGGAACAGCATTAGGTGGGATAAGGTGAGAGCTCCACCAAATGAAACCTCTCAATGCAATATTCCTCAATTATCAGATTCTTTACATCACCTAAGGCCCGGTGACCATATTGAGATTCAATGGAAAGCAAGTACTGAAGTTCCTTATG ATTGGTGGTATGCTGAAATCGGTCACATGGACTCATGTAAGGAGAATGAGAATTGCTGTGGTTGTCAACACTCCG agaCGTTGGTGGTGGAGTTCAAGCAATACCATGTTGAGTCAGGGATGAGAAAAGCAAAGCTACAAAGAAATAAGAATGGTCAACAATGTGAAAATCAGTGTGGAATTTATGGAGGAATCAGAAAGCTTCAGAGTGAGGAGGAGATTCATAAATGGAAGCAGCTCTTCCCACCTCATCATAATCAAACTCCTGTTCCTGTATATCTCCCTTAG
- the LOC107647938 gene encoding beta-amyrin 11-oxidase isoform X2, with amino-acid sequence MYKTHLFMKPSILVCTLEDSRRVLSDDKNFRLAYPETAITVVKTILYEVSNEDHKRFRRLVTAPIMGYNALAMFLERIEDIVVNSLQGMADNSMQQPIEVFKETKSISIGVILHIFMGSYNEKIINQVEHLFGHINDALFSWPIYLPGFSYYNALQNRKKVQKIVKSVVEDRKMMLKNGEMLSEKKDLVDVLLELEDVNGRKLKGEDIVDLLILFLIAGHLSTATVMMWAMIYLSNNPLAFKKAKEEQEEIIKSRPPSQQYLSIEEIKQMVYLTKVINEVLRVSDFAIPLSREATTDVNINGYIIPKGWRAVVWQKACHMSSEYFKNPEEFDPSRWDDKNNTNGGAFFPFGVGTRMCPGRDLTKIEMLIFLHHFVRNYKFEQINPESPVSYFPLPVPKDNCLAKVTKVSTE; translated from the exons ATGTATAAAACACACTTGTTCATGAAGCCAAGTATTCTTGTGTGCACTCTAGAGGACTCAAGAAGAGTATTAAGTGATGACAAAAATTTTAGGCTTGCTTATCCTGAAACCGCAATAACAGTGGTTAAAACGATCTTATATGAAGTGTCAAATGAGGATCACAAGCGTTTTCGACGCCTAGTCACTGCTCCCATCATGGGTTACAATGCTTTGGCCATGTTTCTTGAGCGCATAGAGGACATTGTCGTCAATTCACTCCAAGGAATGGCTGATAATAGCATGCAACAGCCTATTGAGGTCTTCAAGGAGACCAAGTCTATCTCCATTGGAGTCATTCTTCACATCTTCATGGGATCTTACAATGAAAAGATAATCAATCAAGTTGAACATTTGTTTGGTCATATTAATGATGCCTTGTTCTCTTGGCCAATTTACTTACCTGGTTTTTCTTATTACAATGCACTCCAG AATCGTAAGAAGGTGCAAAAGATAGTTAAATCCGTTGTGGAGGATAGGAAGATGATGCTAAAAAATGGTGAAATGCTATCGGAAAAGAAAGATCTTGTGGATGTTCTTCTGGAACTAGAGGATGTGAATGGTCGAAAATTGAAGGGTGAAGACATTGTTGACTTGTTAATATTATTCTTAATAGCTGGTCATCTAAGTACAGCTACGGTTATGATGTGGGCAATGATTTATCTTTCTAACAACCCACTCGCCTTCAAAAAAGCTAAG GAGGAACAGGAAGAAATCATTAAGTCAAGGCCACCTTCGCAACAGTATTTAAGTATTGAGGAAATTAAGCAAATGGTTTATCTTACTAAG GTAATTAACGAAGTATTGCGTGTGAGCGATTTCGCCATTCCACTTTCTCGAGAGGCAACTACTGATGTCAATATCAATG GATATATCATACCAAAAGGATGGAGAGCAGTGGTTTGGCAAAAAGCGTGTCATATGTCTTCTGAATATTTTAAAAATCCAGAAGAGTTTGATCCTTCTAGATGGGAT gataaaaataatacaaatggAGGAgccttctttccttttggagttgGAACAAGGATGTGTCCAGGAAGAGATCTCACCAAAATTGAAATGCTCATCTTTCTGCACCATTTCGTTCGTAATTATAAG TTTGAGCAGATAAATCCAGAAAGCCCTGTCTCTTACTTCCCATTACCTGTGCCTAAAGATAATTGTCTTGCCAAGGTCACAAAGGTCTCAACGGAATAG
- the LOC107647938 gene encoding beta-amyrin 11-oxidase isoform X1 — protein MKMEIISWVWTIGATLLAWYFVLNTLGRRINEWYYDFKLGDKHRLLPPGEMGWPLLGNTWHYFKHPHLFMDNLLSKYGGIGMYKTHLFMKPSILVCTLEDSRRVLSDDKNFRLAYPETAITVVKTILYEVSNEDHKRFRRLVTAPIMGYNALAMFLERIEDIVVNSLQGMADNSMQQPIEVFKETKSISIGVILHIFMGSYNEKIINQVEHLFGHINDALFSWPIYLPGFSYYNALQNRKKVQKIVKSVVEDRKMMLKNGEMLSEKKDLVDVLLELEDVNGRKLKGEDIVDLLILFLIAGHLSTATVMMWAMIYLSNNPLAFKKAKEEQEEIIKSRPPSQQYLSIEEIKQMVYLTKVINEVLRVSDFAIPLSREATTDVNINGYIIPKGWRAVVWQKACHMSSEYFKNPEEFDPSRWDDKNNTNGGAFFPFGVGTRMCPGRDLTKIEMLIFLHHFVRNYKFEQINPESPVSYFPLPVPKDNCLAKVTKVSTE, from the exons ATGAAAATGGAGATAATAAGTTGGGTTTGGACGATTGGTGCCACAttgttggcatggtactttgtGTTAAACACATTGGGGAGAAGGATCAATGAATGGTATTATGATTTCAAGTTAGGAGACAAGCACCGTCTTCTTCCTCCTGGTGAGATGGGTTGGCCTCTTCTCGGCAATACTTGGCACTATTTCAAGCACCCTCATTTATTCATGGACAACCTTCTCTCCAA GTATGGAGGAATTGGTATGTATAAAACACACTTGTTCATGAAGCCAAGTATTCTTGTGTGCACTCTAGAGGACTCAAGAAGAGTATTAAGTGATGACAAAAATTTTAGGCTTGCTTATCCTGAAACCGCAATAACAGTGGTTAAAACGATCTTATATGAAGTGTCAAATGAGGATCACAAGCGTTTTCGACGCCTAGTCACTGCTCCCATCATGGGTTACAATGCTTTGGCCATGTTTCTTGAGCGCATAGAGGACATTGTCGTCAATTCACTCCAAGGAATGGCTGATAATAGCATGCAACAGCCTATTGAGGTCTTCAAGGAGACCAAGTCTATCTCCATTGGAGTCATTCTTCACATCTTCATGGGATCTTACAATGAAAAGATAATCAATCAAGTTGAACATTTGTTTGGTCATATTAATGATGCCTTGTTCTCTTGGCCAATTTACTTACCTGGTTTTTCTTATTACAATGCACTCCAG AATCGTAAGAAGGTGCAAAAGATAGTTAAATCCGTTGTGGAGGATAGGAAGATGATGCTAAAAAATGGTGAAATGCTATCGGAAAAGAAAGATCTTGTGGATGTTCTTCTGGAACTAGAGGATGTGAATGGTCGAAAATTGAAGGGTGAAGACATTGTTGACTTGTTAATATTATTCTTAATAGCTGGTCATCTAAGTACAGCTACGGTTATGATGTGGGCAATGATTTATCTTTCTAACAACCCACTCGCCTTCAAAAAAGCTAAG GAGGAACAGGAAGAAATCATTAAGTCAAGGCCACCTTCGCAACAGTATTTAAGTATTGAGGAAATTAAGCAAATGGTTTATCTTACTAAG GTAATTAACGAAGTATTGCGTGTGAGCGATTTCGCCATTCCACTTTCTCGAGAGGCAACTACTGATGTCAATATCAATG GATATATCATACCAAAAGGATGGAGAGCAGTGGTTTGGCAAAAAGCGTGTCATATGTCTTCTGAATATTTTAAAAATCCAGAAGAGTTTGATCCTTCTAGATGGGAT gataaaaataatacaaatggAGGAgccttctttccttttggagttgGAACAAGGATGTGTCCAGGAAGAGATCTCACCAAAATTGAAATGCTCATCTTTCTGCACCATTTCGTTCGTAATTATAAG TTTGAGCAGATAAATCCAGAAAGCCCTGTCTCTTACTTCCCATTACCTGTGCCTAAAGATAATTGTCTTGCCAAGGTCACAAAGGTCTCAACGGAATAG
- the LOC107645565 gene encoding F-box protein At2g26850-like isoform X1, producing MLVIIIRYIQFMESSIEKKGDYYYYCTSLLSLPESILDCILKRLSPKELITISQVCTNLRVRCRSDHLWENHIKKKWGKVFGDVAYKEWQWHVTKSKEEKGNTFYQMIINHNGGENDGSLGTFSGSWPMLCLGSYLIDSKNILSGQLLLSNSLMMMMALYIALENGKFWFPAQVYRGLLVSNALVSYDSKTNTFQARQQMGGWRIIGNSIRWDKVRAPPNETSQCNIPQLSDSLHHLRPGDHIEIQWKASTEVPYDWWYAEIGHMDSCKENENCCGCQHSGKKETLVVEFKQYHVESGMRKAKLQRNKNGQQCENQCGIYGGIRKLQSEEEIHKWKQLFPPHHNQTPVPVYLP from the exons ATGTTAGTAATCATAATTAGGTACATACAATTTATGGAGAGTAGTATTGAAAAGAAaggtgattattattattattgtacctCTCTGTTGAGTTTACCTGAATCCATTTTGGATTGCATTCTCAAGCGCCTTTCACCAAAAGAACTCATTACAATATCTCAAGTGTGTACCAATTTAAGAGTTAGATGTAGAAGTGATCATTTGTGGGAAAACCACATAAAGAAGAAATGGGGTAAAGTCTTTGGTGATGTTGCTTACAAAGAGTGGCAGTGGCATGTAACAAAATCAAAGGAGGAAAAAGGAAACACCTTCTATCAAATGATTATCAATCACAACGGTGGTGAAAATGATGGGTCACTAGGGACTTTTAGTGGTTCTTGGCCTATGCTATGCCTTGGTTCATATTTAATTGATTCCAAGAATATTCTTAGTGGTCAATTATTATTGTCAAATAGCCTTATGATGATGATGGCTTTGTATATCGCTCTGGAAAATGGCAAGTTTTGGTTTCCAGCACAAGTCTATAGG GGATTATTAGTCAGTAATGCCTTAGTCAGCTATGATTCCAAAACTAATACCTTTCAAGCAAG GCAACAAATGGGTGGTTGGAGGATTATAGGGAACAGCATTAGGTGGGATAAGGTGAGAGCTCCACCAAATGAAACCTCTCAATGCAATATTCCTCAATTATCAGATTCTTTACATCACCTAAGGCCCGGTGACCATATTGAGATTCAATGGAAAGCAAGTACTGAAGTTCCTTATG ATTGGTGGTATGCTGAAATCGGTCACATGGACTCATGTAAGGAGAATGAGAATTGCTGTGGTTGTCAACACTCCGGTAAGAAAG agaCGTTGGTGGTGGAGTTCAAGCAATACCATGTTGAGTCAGGGATGAGAAAAGCAAAGCTACAAAGAAATAAGAATGGTCAACAATGTGAAAATCAGTGTGGAATTTATGGAGGAATCAGAAAGCTTCAGAGTGAGGAGGAGATTCATAAATGGAAGCAGCTCTTCCCACCTCATCATAATCAAACTCCTGTTCCTGTATATCTCCCTTAG